TGTCTCCTGATCAAGGATGTCAGTGTTTCTTTGTTAGAGTCAATTTGCTTACTCGCAACACAAGTCTGCATCTCTACAGAATTGGCCATTGACAAAGACACGACAATTTGACATCCTTGACAAGGTGGACAAGTTAGGAGACAGAACACTATGGCTGGATCCCTCCAATTGTCACCAAGTAACAAAGTCACAAACTCACATCTGAAGAAGTGTGAGGATCAAAAGAAGTCAATCATATGTACCTTTAGGAATGGTGGGGAATGAGGATGTTAATGTACTGCCCTTCCCCCCAATATAAATGTTCCCCTACTTTCTTCATTGAATGGGATTCTGATTAGTTTGTTGTCCATATGAGTTGGTATAGATCCGTTTGCCGAGGCAAATGCTGAGGACTCTGGTGCTGGTTCAAAAGAGTATGTGCACATTCGTATACAGCAGCGGAATGGTAGGAAGAGCCTGACCACTGTGCAGGGGTTGAAGAAAGAATACAGCTACAACAAGATACTGAAGGACCTCAAGAAGGAGTTTTGCTGCAATGGTACAGTTGTCCAAGACCCAGAACTAGGACAGGTAGGTCTTTTACGTAGTTGGCACCTTTCTGCTTTTGTTTAATTGCCTTCTTCAAATGGTGACACTCTTGTGTATCATGcaaaattttgatattcttttgTGTATAGGTTATTCAACTTCAAGGCGATCAGCGAAAGAATGTGTCCACCTTCCTTGTCCAGGTAACCACTTACCACATTTTAGATGTGTCTGGATGTGGTTATTCCCAGTACTATTTATCCTTTTGTTTTTTCGGTTGTAAATAGCCTTATCAATATTATACTTGAACCCATTTTCCATAATGAATGTTTATTTGCTTAGGAAATACTTGCCTATTTTTTCCTTACTGAAGCGCTATACTGTAATTCGATATTAGTGTGATTCATTGTTACTAAAccaaaaatatattagtttgaCTCGTTGCTGGTATCTAATTTTTGCGTGTTTTGATTGTGGAGAACAGGCTGGCATTGTGAAAAAAGAACATATCAAGATTCATGGTTTCTGAGCTGCAGCAACTGAAAAAGCTAGCTCTCTGCATGCATGGTTGTGCCCTTATATGTTAGTGCCAGACATGTTATCGGACTTCTAGTATGGTCATGATCCTATTATGTCACTTAACGGTGTAGTGTGTTCACCACTTGGGTGTGTTTCTCTTCTGGTGTGTTCTAGTTATCCGTGGTTGTGTGGTGATGATGGAACTACTCATGATGAGTACTTGTGTCTCTGTGTTTGATAACAATCACTCTTATAAAAAATCTGATGTCAAGTTGCGAATTTGTCTTTTGAATTATTAACACTCCGGCAGCAGCTAAGGAAATCGATGATTCGACATACGATTACATTAGTACTGCTTGTCGGGACTAACATAAAATTAGCTCTTATATATGTATGGGTTGGGCTGTGGCTGTGGCCGAAGTTTTGCTACttcaaaaaattgttttaaaaaaggaaagtgGTACAAACTTCGAATTCAGTTTGCCATGTTTGAGCCTTGGCAAGTAACACGTACAAAACCAGTAGCATTTTGCGAGCGGAATCGTCATGTCCAAATTTGTACGGTAGAACTCTATTTAATACCTACAGAATGTAGAGCTTTCGAACTCCTTGTTTTACACAGTTTTCGGGTACTTGTGGTTGGAGATGATGGACTTCCTCCACAGATCTGTAGCTTGAATGCTACGTACAGATGGCTTATCTCAATGTATCAATTTTTACAGGGCAAACTACTTGCTGAAGCATATATtccttgtgtttttttttaattattctctttctattaaaaaacaaattaaataaagatgGCAAGTAAAATCGACAAGTACAAATCAGTAAGATAAGAAAAATTAATGTTTATATGTAgtttgaaaatgatgatatagaTGGTGAAATGCCGCATTTCTTGTCTTATGTACCGTCGTGTTCTCAATGATATCTACATAAGATCATGAATGACATACGTTTAATATAACCTTTATTGGTAGTTAAATTTGCTCCTACTTTTATATTGATATCGATTGAGATTTGAGAAGTAGATGTCAAAAGTACTTTTAttgataagatatatatatatatatatatataaaagatcgAACCActattattcttcttcttcttcttcttctcctcctcctcctcctcgggATCATCGGATCATGCATATTTCTTAATGAATAACCAATGAAAGTGCCAAATGTCTCTTTTCTATTAATTTGCTTTAATCGCATGCTTCATCTTGGGCCATTCTTTCCAGGGACAAAAAAGATTGTGCCATAAAAGTTGAATACTTTAGGAGAATATAGAGGCACCCAACATGGGACATAATGATCATGCTGGAAGACACCCCCAAGAGCATTATTTAAGGTACTGCGCATGCCATCTTTGACCCCCTAATTTAccatatatatctttttacaTTTTCATCGAATTCTTGCAGGATTTCATGGGGAAGGTAGCTacccagctagctagctgcctTTTCATGTCGGTGAAATCAGAATACCCAATTAACACATGAACTCTGAtataataatgatgatgatgatgataatgtaaGATAACTATCATGTGACGATGATTGGAGAACATAAAAAGTATGGGAAATTCATTAATTGTAACGAGTGCTAGCTAGCTGCAAGAAAGGAATTATAAAACTTGTGAAAAAATCTCTAGCTGCATTACATcataattaaaatgaatattaaCTAATGTGATGTAAATTCTAGACATGCAGACTGAAAAAACTTCAGATATTTTCTACATCACCTTAACATTAATCATGCCTATAATGTACAATATGGTACTTCGATCTATCAGGTTATATATGGTTCATAAACAAAAATTCATGCATAGatgaacaaattatatatatatatatatatgcatgtatgactatttataataaaaatagattcattttgacagaaaataatcatttttattagaaataactgacataaataaatagttttaatttcttgtagtggcaGTCCATAAACTAAGCCAATAACTAATGTGTCTCCAATGTTCGgctgcatatataatatatatggattAAAAGCTAGCCATAAGAGACCATgatcttttataatttaattgttATTGCATGCTGTAATTAATTAACGAGATCATGTTATTGAAATATTGAACCATATTATTAATGTAAGTTATAGTCCTACGAAAGATTAATTAAACATGCATATAGGCTTTTTTTTTAAGGATCATTACCATATTGGAATGTTTCCTGCATGCTTTTTTACTGTgcgtatttaatatataatttactaCTGTCACCAAACGCACCGACCCTTCCAACTAACATTCTACTCCTTTTTTTATCTTACCTTCTGGTCTTCATCACCTGCACTGGGAatgttttttctatttctttccaGTATTTAAGCGCCTCCACTTCACCTATATCTGCCccattgcttcttcttcttagtACAACTTCAGGTGTTCtaattgctctctctctctctctctctctctctctctctctctctctctctctctctgtgggtaAAATATGGCTGACTTGGATCACAGTAGTTCTACTGAAACTGCTTTGGACTCCGAAGGTAATTATTACCCTCGCTTTCAATATCAATAATGTCCTTGCATGCCCCTTTCCATTTTTctaaagataaaatcaaaaaaaagtaatgttaaGGCGAACATGCATGTGATGATCTGCTGTTGACCATCCATTTAGCTCCTTAATTTTTACCGTCATGTCTCTGGTGGAAACCAGAGAAGTTTTGCTTTTACCATTTTTTCTGCATGAAAGCTCTATAATTGATGGATGGccattaattaaattttgataatttaattaatgtttaTTTGCAGTACTTGAGGAGGCAAAGAATAGCAATCACGATTCGAAGCTTCAATTCTCAGAAGATGAGGAGACGCTTGTTGTAATAATGTTTAATCTTGTTGGCGAgaggtactctctctctctctctctctctctctctctctctctctctctctctctctctctctctctctctctctctaacatgATCATTGTAATGATGCATGAGGTACTTTAAACAGATGGTCTCTAATTGCTGGGAGAATCCCTGGAAGAACAGCCGAGGAAATTGAGAAATACTGGAATTCAAGATACTCCTCCAAAAGCGAATGAAGCGTCTTTTAGAAAGAAAGACAAATTGTTGAATGGAATTTAGAAGTTTGGTGCTAGCTAggcatatgcatgcatgaaacttgtatatatgcatgtgatgcTTATGATATTATCGTTGCATCTGCGACTCAATTAATGTGGTCATGTTTATCGCGTCTTATATATAAGGGTTATATTCTTGCATGCCTTCTTTTGAGGGTAGGAATAAGTGTATgccctaatattatatatatatatatatatgcatgtaaatATTATCAACCTAATTTAAGAATGCTAGCTAGTGAAAGTTTTCCTGTATATTTACATGCCAACTACTATTAGTTTTTGTTTGGTCTGTTACATCATGTATAAATGAATGTGGATTTCCTAATTTGCTTGGATTAGAAAACAGATGTGGCCCATGCATCTATCTCAACAAAACAAACGAACACAagtttttttctataaaatgacatatatatatatatgccaaagAGGGAAAAACTtccatatattaattatcattcCAAACGGAATCAAATTAACAAGCGAAGCAGTACATGATGTACGATAACGCATCATGATGAGTAGGTTATGATCTTGACAAGTAAATGCTTAATTAATAACAAAACTAAAAGCtagagagaaatatatatatatatatatatatatatatatatatatatatataagagatggggagaacaaaaaagaaggaaaaaatactGTTTGTGCAAGTGATGATCTTTTGTAAAtcgtttgaaaaaaaatatattagaatttgcttaaaaattacatttttttttaaggctTGCGAACATCTAAATTAAACTTGTATATGGcattatttaacttgaaaatcAAAACTATCTAAAGATTCGTACGTACAGTAGGCTGACAAATGAAGGCAAGCAaagctatatataattatatgcatGCCTGGCAAAACTGAAACGCGCACGTTCTTTATTAATCCATGAACCCAAGCACCTGATCATCTAGCGGCCTGCCTGACATGCAATATTGGACTACACAAGAGACTGACAGGCCAACatgcgcatgcatgcatgcagggcCACAGCCTGATCAGTAAGGATGATGGCCGGTATAGTCCATTAGCAATAGCATGCACGCAGTACTGGTATATTGGTGCAGGCAGTAATTAACCTGATCTCAATTAATCATTCTAGCTGTGTTATGTGATTTATCAAAAGGAATATGCCTTTTATCCCAAATTCTATTCctagatattaattatatatacatatgttgaTAAGTATCAGCCTGTCTTAGAATACTACACCTTGTAATGTCACCTTTTCCGTGACATGATCATAGAGAGGACAGAGATCTTGATCAGAATCGGTATGCGGAACACTAACGCGTATATACctacattttcttcatttttttttttttttgaaaaattagagaaaatatattaattttttcattgttaGACCTACTACTGTTCAAGTCACCCAATGAATGTGATAactaattatgtatatatatattacatcttTTTAATCACATTTATATGAAagctatcaaaaaaaaaatcagaggttttgttttcttaaatgttCTAATAAAAAGTTCACTTATGTTAGCAGGTTAACACCAATAATTTTAGGTTGAGTTTAGATCTTCTATTCAAGCTAACAATCGATCTCTCGCGTACGTGATTAGCATGAAAAATCTAATTTACTTGAGCTTTAGGTTATGTTTGGTTATTGAATCAATCTTAAgtcatttcaaattaattgttgatagaatttattattttttaatttttttataaaaaaaattaaactcatcttaatttattttatatatttcaacgtaaaaaattaaacttgtctcaataagatttataaaatattactatttacaattcAACTCAACTTACCTTAACATTACAAtacaactttaattttaaaaattattcggatagatttggatagtgaaatgagaatttttaattttagatgaaagtttaaaatattattttttaatattaatattattattattatagaattttaaaaaattgaataggatttaaaaaaattaaattatttattatattttatataaaatttaaatatatatatatatataaagacgaTATTTTCCACTTGCCAAATCTGCAATTATTGATCCAATCATTTTCATGCATGAATAGGCAATCCAATCACATTTGTCAAAtcaaaatgaatttatttttccatgAATAGATAcgcaattattattttattctagtGGCCTACGTAGATGATTATGACTAAAAGATTGATGTAAACTCCAATTCATAAAGGTATTTAAGTTCAAATTTTACGTTATTGTATTAAAGTACTATTTTAATAAgatgaatttttataaatatgaaaagaaaagtttgatatatttcttaaattaagggtaatattaattattttttttaatttatatatttatactcatttttctcttgttaataaatattatttagttTCAAGTTTTACAAGTGATTTTGATTTAGGCAAAATATTTTGTaggatttttgtttatttatatatttatttctcatataataatttagactttttttattttttaaaaaaaatcatcattatttctaattttacaactatttaaGTCTAACTTGTGgacttcataaaataatttcaaattttactattaatcaatattattcaaaattttctttgtattttgatGAATGATCTTTTGTCTTCTCTATATTGATCATCTAATGAAACTAACTGtcaaaattaatctaaattctCTCAGGTATAAGTTGGTATAAGAGCTTGAAGAAATGTGGGGATACGAGctataaatatgaaattcttaatattttaaaaagttttcttcatttttatttctaaatatcatttaaataaaaactaatttttaattttttaatttttacatttgattattacctaattattatttaaacgtaaaaatcaataaaatttttataaaatttaaaatttaaattatattatatttaaataatttattaactttataatatttttattcaattttttttttctaaaatctaataatagatcttaatttaaactattttgttattatttacaaaattttcaaatattctaaatattcaaatcaACCTTAAAAGAGTGAAATAGGTTTATGGAATAAActgtataaaattattaattaggtATTTAATGTTAAAGTCTCAAATTATGACATAGACTTGAAGGATATCTTTTGCCCAAAATACGAATGCCAAAAGCTAATACAAGACAAAACTCACCAAATTGGTTACCAATGCATGCATGACTCCAATCCTTATCACTTCTCACGATCGACATGAATGGGCAGAGATGTTTGCTGGCCCCTCTCATTGCGCAGTCCACGACAAAAGATGTTTGCCAAAAGCTACCCATTGAAAACTGTAGCACtcttgaaaaagtaaaaaatacgaaatttaaataaaaaatttcaatctttttcaaaattaaaacgaGTGCACGACATAATTAAATTGAGTGTACGACATTTATTGACTCAGGTCATGTAGTATACTCTAAATAAAAAGTGCAGAGAGCATTGCTGATCATGGGTAGTTAGTTACACAGTCGCAGTGACGAATTGTGAAAAGCACCCTTCTCTCTCGGTCTCAGCCAATATGGACTGGACTTGACTGCACTGCTTCATGGATGCCACTTGTTTATCTAAGCTGAACCATTCTACACCCTTCATATCCTATCTTCTTCCCACGTGTCGCCCTTTCTCTTTTCCCATATTTCCTTCTGctgatcatcatcttcttcctccataaATACAGTTCCACCCTCCTCTGCCTCCATATATAACCACACACACCCCCACAAAGCTAAACGACCTACTTGTCGTTAAAGGCCGATCAAATGGCAACCATTGCCTCCTCCTTCACCTTCACACCACAGAGACACGCTCTATTTGACAGCTCGTCCTCCTTCCATGGCACCCGTCTTGCCCCACCTTCCCTCCGCTTCCTCTCTGTCAAGTCTGATGCTCAACCCTCCATCTCCGTGTCTGCCTCTTCATCCCCACCCTACGATCTCAAGGAGTTCAAGTTCGAGCCTATCAAGGAGTCCATCGTCTCCCGTGAGATGACCCGGCGGTACATGATGGACATGATCACGTACGCCGACACTGACGTTGTCATTGTGGGTGCGGGCTCCGCCGGCCTGTCTTGCGCCTACGAGCTCAGCAAGAACCCGTCTGTACAGGTGGCCATCATCGAGCAGTCTGTCAGCCCAGGAGGCGGTGCGTGGCTTGGCGGTCAGCTCTTCTCGGCTATGGTAATGatgtatataaaaacaaaattgtaGCTAGAAAATCTGGATGCTGCGATTGTTGTTATGCACATTAATTATTTGGATCTTTCGGGCGGTTTCTTTGTTAATatcagtgtttttttttttttcttttttcaaaatattttagaaataaaaaattttgtttgtgaAAGATTTTGACGCTTATGCAAACTAAACCTTATTGAATCTCGATATATAGGTTGTGCGCAAACCGGCGCATGTGTTCCTTAACGAGCTGGGCATCGATTATGATGAGCAAGACAACTACGTGGTGATCAAACACGCGGCGCTCTTCACCTCCACCATCATGAGCAAGCTCTTGGCTCGCCCCAACGTGAAGCTCTTCAACGCGGTGGCGGCCGAGGACTTGATCGTGAAGGGAGGGAGAGTTGGTGGGGTGGTGACGAACTGGGCACTGGTGTCGATGAACCACGACACGCAGTCGTGCATGGATCCCAACGTAATGGAGGCCAAGGTGGTGGTCAGCTCGTGCGGCCATGACGGGCCTTTCGGTGCCACTGGGGTCAAGAGGCTAAAGAGTATTGGGATGATTGACAGCGTTCCCGGGATGAAGGCACTGGACATGAATGCCGCTGAGGATGCTATTGTAAGGCTCACAAGGGAGATTGTACCTGGGATGATTGTCACTGGAATGGAAGTTGCTGAGATTGATGGATCCCCAAGAATGGTATGTTTCCTCCTTTTCCCCTTTTTTATTAAATGGCCGGTGTTGGACTAGTTTATAACGTATATGCTTGAATTGTATATTTATCATCTGAAAATTGAAATCATACTCTGTTTGAACATGAACATCAAGAACTTACATAGGGGACGAGTATTTTTATGGACATCAAAATTTATACCCTCTAGCTCTTTGCAAAAGGCCATTTTTTATACGTGCAATGATTTTTGGCCACAATGGATATTATTTTAggtatgaaaaaattatttgcgTAGGTTTTGATTGTATAAACTTTTAAGTTAgatcttttgaaaaaagttgaagaaaaatatcGTTTTATAATGACTCACTGATCTTCTTCAAAGAAAGAATGCGTGTGAGATCACTTGCATGCATTAAATATATCTACTTTACTCGTTAGATTTGATTTAGATTAACTTGATATGACAGCCTCAATCATAATAGAGACGCCCACAAGCTATCTGCTACTTAATtagcctttattttttttttgataatcaattAGCCTTTATTTTGGTAGGGCTAATTAGCCAATTATGCTGTGTCTCCCTTTCATGAGAATGATAGGGGGCGTGGACCCAACATAAGCGAATTGGCCAATTAGGTTGTGGTCTGTCCCATCCTCGGTCCTAATCACGCAGAAACGCCACAGTATGTGGAGGTCTGATGATTTATTGGTGACAAGAGTAGGTCTTTCATTGACTATTATTTACGTAGgatttctgtttctgttttctttccttcttaaCATTTTCTGTATTAGAAATGATTCGGAAACTGAATGCATTACCAAGTCAAGCTAACGTGGAACGTGAGTTGTAGTAAAGTTAAAATTGTCACAAAATAGATGTCAATATGGTCAATTTCTTGGCTCATCGCTGGCTCTAGTGATGCTTTGAACATGTATTTGTCGTGCATGTTGGGCTGCTGCGCGCTGTACCCTATTATCAGTGGTATAGTATACAAGGTAATGGTCCCTCAAAGTTTTGTCCTCTAAAATTAcacaataatatttaaagagCATTAGCCatgcataaaaatattttataaaagttagtttgatgtgatattttagattataaaattattttattataaaataaattgaaggtATTATATAATGAATTTCACCTAGGATTTTATTGTGGATACGACCCTTCTTTGAAAAAACTGaagtgattaattaattaattgtaacCTTTGTATAATATGGGGGTAATGCAGGGTCCCACCTTTGGAGCGATGATGATATCAGGGCAAAAGGCTGCTCACTTGGCCCTGAAGTCGCTGGGACTTCCCAATGAAATTGATGGGTCATATGTTGGAAGCATCCACCCGGAGATGATCCTTGCTGCTGCAGATTCTGCTGAAACTGTCGATGCATAAACCAAATTTGGTCTTgttaatgaaatgaaaaaatgcTGGAAATAAATTATCCAGGCCGTTGACTGGAACTAATGTGTACGTACTAGTGGCGGTGGCCGGATGGTTGATGTggctatatgtgtgtgtgtgtgtgtgtggtaaACATTTGTGAAGAATGTGGGTGTCGATCTTCAtgtatcttttcttttaattgttaGCTGtgactatgtatatatatatatatatatattatatgtgggTGTGGTATGACGTTGCTGCAACTTGGAAGGTAGTGGGGATCATTTGCCATGCATTTagcttttgttttatatattataaagttgtAGGATCATTGCAATTAGAAGATGCCCGCCAACGTAGCAACTATATGCATGCAGGCTGCGCCGCTGCAGCATGCATGCGCGCAGCTAGCTTGTACAGTGGTCTGGAGAAATATAGGGTCTGTTTAATTGGCTCGACTGTCTGTCCTCCATCCCATCGATCTTCACCACCGGCATCATGTGCTAAAACATTAATGTGAAGAAttgaacttaaaataaaaataaataaataattaagctTTGCTCGCATGGGAACAATTAATAATCTTGGCATGCAATGCAAGAGGGAGAAAGCTGCATGCATGCCTGATCTGTGTTTAATTTAGACAACTGATCgatcatgatgatgatgtggATGTTTAGTTAGTTAGCCATGATATATCTGAGGATGTTTTTCGTGAGTTTATAGtttgatacaaattaattaagctGTCTCTTACAACGTACGCTGGCCTACCCCAAGAATTGAATTAAGCCAACCCTCAATTCTTCCGTTAATgcactaattatatatacatatactgtCATGTCTGTAAACCCTCCGAGTCCCACGCTAAAACTAGCGGAAGATATTTCAGCTGACTCAGTCTCCTCACGTCTCTCCGTCTCTGtctcttttatttcttgtaACCATTTCACCTCTTTCTAGGGTTTTCCTCAAACTCTCTCCTCCTCCTGCCCTgctccttctcttcttcttgcGGCGTCTTTACGCCCGACGCCGCAACTCCCTTTCTACGCAAAAATCCTCACAAAACTTATAAGCAAGCAATGAGAACAAAATCATCAGGAATGAGATTTGCATGGCAACATGCATGGCCCTTTTCCGTGACATGTTTCATGCTATTTGTGTTGTTTTATAGAGTTGAAGTTTGTCATGGACAAGACGACTACGGTGACCCAGTGCCAGCGGCTCCGCCTCCCGAGCAGGACAACTGCAATGGGATCTTCCTTTCGTACACCTTCATTTCGCGCAAGAAGGAATTCCCGCACTTGAAAAACGCGAGCGCTCAGGCGTGGGCGTTTAAGTCCATAGCCACTATATTGAATGCCGGGGAGGAGGAGCTCCAGGCGTGGAAGATGTTCATAGGATTTCAGCACAAGGAGATACTGGTGTCTGCTAGCGGGGCCGTTCTGGTAGACTCGAGTGATTTCCCGGCGGCGGTCGGGAATGGGACGTACCTGGCTGGATATCCCATGGCAGACTTGAAGACCTCGATCGAAACGGCCGGGGATCTTGATCAGATTCAGGTGAAGGTCGATATCATCGGAACGCAATTTGGGGTGAAACCGCCGGGAGTGCCGATGCCAAAGACAATTAAACTCGAAAATGATGGGTATAAATGTCCTGCACCGCGTCGTCGTGGTAAGTTTGTTCATTTCTAATTAAGTATCATATTTGGTGCATGCATAAGCTGGCCTAAAGATCAAATCGATCGATTTTTTTCCCTGTGATCAAACTTTTGAtgcaaacaaaaatttaaaaaaaaaaaaaatcaattgagAGAAGGATAATTTGGTATTATGTAATCATATTAGATGTTTTCTTCACTTgggttccaaaaaaaaaaatcatagatgTTGATCTTCTGAAAAATTTCAGCAGAAATTTCATGGTTTCATCTTTCAACAATCCAATCAAAAGCGTTTTATTCGTTGTTGTTCTTCaatggactatatatatatgaattgttttcaatatatttcCCTTGAAGGTGGTGGACATTTTGGCAAGATTTGACTCATATATGAAGTTTTGGCAAAATTTGTTAATTTTGCATGCAGGGCCTAGCTCGATGCTAGTATGCTGTACAAAGGATCCAAAATACAAGgccaaaaaactaaaaaagacgAAATTCTTGCCTCGTCAGGATGGTGATCTCTCCTTGACATACGACGTGCTCCAAGCCTATCCAAGCAACTATCTAGCCCAAGTGACCATCGATAACAATCACCCCTTAGGCCGTCTTGATCACTGGAACTTGACCTGGGAGTGGATGCGAGGAGAGTTCATTTCCACTATGAGAGGAGCCTACACTCACAAAAAGGACGGTACCGGCTGCATCTATGGCCCTGCCGGCGTTTACTATTCAGATCTCGACTTCTCTCAAGTCATGAACTGTGATAAAAAGCCCGTCATGACTGATCTCCCTCCCTATCTTGCAAATGATACCAAAGTTGGGAAGTTACCTTATTGCTGCAGAAATGGCACCATCTTGCCAAAAGTAATGGATGAGAACAAAGCAAGGTCTATTTTC
This Carya illinoinensis cultivar Pawnee chromosome 11, C.illinoinensisPawnee_v1, whole genome shotgun sequence DNA region includes the following protein-coding sequences:
- the LOC122281848 gene encoding protein translation factor SUI1 homolog 1-like — encoded protein: MSELDAQIPTTFDPFAEANAEDSGAGSKEYVHIRIQQRNGRKSLTTVQGLKKEYSYNKILKDLKKEFCCNGTVVQDPELGQVIQLQGDQRKNVSTFLVQAGIVKKEHIKIHGF
- the LOC122282605 gene encoding MYB-like transcription factor ETC1 is translated as MADLDHSSSTETALDSEVLEEAKNSNHDSKLQFSEDEETLVVIMFNLVGERWSLIAGRIPGRTAEEIEKYWNSRYSSKSE
- the LOC122282819 gene encoding thiamine thiazole synthase, chloroplastic-like encodes the protein MATIASSFTFTPQRHALFDSSSSFHGTRLAPPSLRFLSVKSDAQPSISVSASSSPPYDLKEFKFEPIKESIVSREMTRRYMMDMITYADTDVVIVGAGSAGLSCAYELSKNPSVQVAIIEQSVSPGGGAWLGGQLFSAMVVRKPAHVFLNELGIDYDEQDNYVVIKHAALFTSTIMSKLLARPNVKLFNAVAAEDLIVKGGRVGGVVTNWALVSMNHDTQSCMDPNVMEAKVVVSSCGHDGPFGATGVKRLKSIGMIDSVPGMKALDMNAAEDAIVRLTREIVPGMIVTGMEVAEIDGSPRMGPTFGAMMISGQKAAHLALKSLGLPNEIDGSYVGSIHPEMILAAADSAETVDA
- the LOC122282818 gene encoding COBRA-like protein 10, giving the protein MRTKSSGMRFAWQHAWPFSVTCFMLFVLFYRVEVCHGQDDYGDPVPAAPPPEQDNCNGIFLSYTFISRKKEFPHLKNASAQAWAFKSIATILNAGEEELQAWKMFIGFQHKEILVSASGAVLVDSSDFPAAVGNGTYLAGYPMADLKTSIETAGDLDQIQVKVDIIGTQFGVKPPGVPMPKTIKLENDGYKCPAPRRRGPSSMLVCCTKDPKYKAKKLKKTKFLPRQDGDLSLTYDVLQAYPSNYLAQVTIDNNHPLGRLDHWNLTWEWMRGEFISTMRGAYTHKKDGTGCIYGPAGVYYSDLDFSQVMNCDKKPVMTDLPPYLANDTKVGKLPYCCRNGTILPKVMDENKARSIFQLEVYKLPPDLNRTALYPPQKWSIVGVVNPHYKCGPPIRVDPTEFPDPSGIQATITAIASWQVVCNITRPKVKQARCCVSFSAYYSASVIPCNTCACGCMESDTCNQNARAMLLPAEALLVPFANRTEKAKAWAKIKHYPIPNPLPCPDNCGVSINWNIDTDYRSGWTARVTLFNWDDTPFEDWYTAIQMKKAFPGFEKVYSFNGTSLPDINNTIFFQGLKGLNFLMGETNGTKMNEPRVPGKQQSVISFSKKHTPGIDIQRGDGFPSRVLFNGEECALPLEFPRPGNAGHQSRVHFLAVIFITVTTFLLMTDRFHI